Below is a window of Elusimicrobiota bacterium DNA.
TTCCTGGTGGTCTCTTTCATGTCATTGCGCGGGGAAACGAACGGCGCAAGATATTTCTTGATGCCTCTGATTATTCTGAACTCCTCGAACGTCTGCGAATTGGTTTGGAAAAGTCGAAATGCCAATGTCTCGCCTGGGTCTTGATGCCGAATCATTTTCACCTTCTTATTCAGTCGGGTCCCCAGGGAACAGATGCCCCCCTTAATCCCCAGTAACAACTACACACGCTGGCGCAATCTTTTTTTCAGTTGAACTTTGGCCACGACTCTCACGCTACCTTTCGTAATTCTGTTGGCTGAACCTTTCGCATCACAGCCTCCCTCATGGCCGTTCGTAATGCCGGGAGATGCCTGTATCCCCTGACCTTTTTCAATCGAGGCTCGATGTCCAGGAGGGCCGTGCCCACCCATCGTTGCCGTTGGTCGCTGTTCCGCCACCGGGTCACGCGCCCTGTGGATCGTTCCAGAAGCCCATTCACGTTCTCGATCATGTTCGTCGTCTTGAAACTGGTCCCCAGCTTCTCGAACAGCCCCAGCCGGTGCAGGGTTAAGGTCTCCTCCATTCCTTCGGTTAAGCTCGCCGCCGCTGAGGTGTTGATCCCTTTCAGCTCCCGTTCCAAGGATCTCAGGCGGGTCTTCGCCGCCTCGTATGTCGGCAGTTCGTAGGCCGCCTGTAGCTTTTCCCGGAACTCACCCTGGCGCTCTTTGGGCAAATAGCCCACCACGTTTTCCCGTTTGTGCCACTGGCACCGTTGGACAAATGCCTTCTCCCCCAGAACCACCTGAACCGCCTTCCGCAATCCTTTCCCGCCGTCGATCACCACCAACATCTCGTTCTCGATCGACAACCCCCGGTCGATCAGCCCATTCAGAAAGTCCCGGCAGACCTCGTATTTCTCTGTGGACGCCTCAATGAATCCCAGTGGGACTTTCCTTCCCGCGATCGTGATCCCCAGCGCCAGAATGATTTCGTTGGCCCCGAATGTCTTCCCGTCCAGGATCATCGCCACAATATCCAGTTTTTTCAACGACCGCGTCCGGAACAACCGCAACTTCCGTCCCGACGCTCGGATATATTTCCGCGACACGCTGTCCCGCGAAATACCGAACGTCTCCGGCACACACAGCGCCGCTTCCTCATACCGCTCCCCGCTGATCCCGGCGATGACCCGCCTCAATAGCACGTCCTCGATCACACGTGGGCTCTGGAGTTCCTCATAGGACGGCAGGGGAATCTCCCGCTCGTCCTCTTTGCTCCGCACCCGCGGCACCTTCATGTGAACCTTTTGGTCCCCGAGATACACGGAGCCGTTGTTGCTCCCCCAGCGATACCCCACCCCATCTCTTTGGGATTTGTGCCCCGCCAGTATCTCCAGATCCCGCCGTAGCCGGTCCGCCACAGCCGCCAACCCTACTGGAACCAAGGCCTGAATCGCCGCCAGGCTCGCCTCACGCCTTTGATCTTCTCGAACCGCTTTCAGCGCCGCCTCAACAGCCGGGTTGCCCTTCCACGTCTTTTTCGTTATCCTCTTTTTTGCCATGGCTTCCTCCGTTTGGTAGATGTTTTCTCACAGATTCATCTAAGCAAACGCGGAGCCGTGGCTCAAATTTCAACTGATTTTAGGAAATCGCCGGGTCAACGCGTGATCCGGTTTATCATTAAACATTCCCGGCTGAATGGGTCCACGATCGTTGGGATCCAAAACTTAACCCCCTTTCTCGTCGATCCGTCCTTTAACGTGTCTCGCATTAATTGTCATGGGAACTTTTTGCCCTGGGGGGTGTCGTAACGGTGCCAGAAATCAAGGAGGGCGATTATGAAAAAAATAGGTTTTATGGTTTTGGGAGCCGTTTTGTTCATGGGGGTGGGGCGAGTCCGGGCGGTGGACCTCTTGGCTTGGCCGGAAGGGGAAAAAGAAGTGGGTCAGAATCTTTTGCCGGGGCATTCAAGCGGTCGCAGGACTGCACTATGGCCCCAACCAAGACCCGTTTTGCCACCAACCATGATTTCCCTTTCTCTTACAGACATGCGGTTATCTGGAAAGATACTCAATAACACGGTACAAATGACGGCGGATTTTAGGTTTTATAACCCCTCAGGAAACCGGATGGAAGGGGTTTTGATGGTGCCCCTCCCGCCCGACGTGGTGATGACGGGGTTTGTCATGAATTCAGGGGGAAAGGAAATGAAGGGGGAATTGTTGGATGCTCAACAGGCCCTTTCAATTTACGAAAACATTGTCCGGCAGATGCGGGATCCTGGCCTGCTCGAGCTGGTGGGACAGCGCTTGCTCCGTGCCCGGGTATTTCCCATTGAACCCCGGGGAAAAATTGACGTGACTGTGACCTATAGCCAGCTCCTGAGCAGAAGCGGAGAACTCTATGAACTGACACTGCCGTTTACCCAGGGGACGGGAAACGCCAGAATGGTGGCGGCCACGGTGTCATTGGATCTGGAATCGACAACCCCCCTTCGGCACCTCTATTCCCCGGTGAGCGGGGTCGAAATACATCGACAGGGGGAAAAACGAGCTCGTTTGACTTATCAGGGGAATGCGGGGGGACCCTTCCAAGTCTTTTATGGGACCCAGGAGGATCCTCTTTCCGCGGGGCTATTGGCCCATCGGGATGGCGAAGAGGATGGTTTTTTGATGCTTTCCCTATCCCCACGTCCGGTCGGCGGTCTTTCGTCTGTGGCAAAAGACATCGTTTTTGTTGTGGATCGATCGGGGAGCATGAACCAAAACGGAAAAATGGAACAGGCCAAGGGGGCCCTGGAGTTTTGTCTTAAAAGCCTGGGACCCGATGACCGGTTTGGCCTTGTGACTTTAGCCACGTCGGTGGACGTGTTTCGAGAGCAACTGGTGTCCGTGGCGGATGGTAAAGAAAAGGCCTTGGGCTTTGTTCGACGGATAGAGGCGGCGGGGGGCACTAACATTGAGGAAGGATTAAGGGAAGCTCTCCAGCTCTTCAAAAAAGGAACAGGTCGGGTCCCCATGGTGTTCTTTATCACTGATGGACTTCCCACCATTGGAGAAACTGATTTTGACCGGCTCTTGGGGAAAGTAAGGGGTTGGGCGGACAATAGTCACGCGCGCCTCTATGTTTTTGGGGTGGGGGACGATGTGAACACGCTCCTTCTTGACCGTCTCGCCCAGGAAAACCATGGGGCCCGGGACTACGTGATGCCGGGTGAAACCATTGAAAATAAAGTTTCCACTCTCTATAAAAAGGTCGCTAAACCGGCCCTCACGGATGTCCACGTGGATTGGGGAGATGCGGACGTTAGCGACGTCTATCCCCGCAAAATAGACGACCTCTTTTATGGAGAAGATTTGGTTATCTTGGGTCGTTACGCAAAGGGAGAAAAAGTCTCCCTGACGGTTTCTGGGCAAAGGGGGGATCAAAAGGAAGAATACATCTTCAAACTCGCCTTGCCTGATCAGGCCTCGGAAAAAAGTTTTATCGCCCGCCTGTGGGCCCACCGGAAGGTGTTTGCGGAA
It encodes the following:
- a CDS encoding transposase, whose protein sequence is PGGLFHVIARGNERRKIFLDASDYSELLERLRIGLEKSKCQCLAWVLMPNHFHLLIQSGPQGTDAPLNPQ
- a CDS encoding transposase; the encoded protein is MAKKRITKKTWKGNPAVEAALKAVREDQRREASLAAIQALVPVGLAAVADRLRRDLEILAGHKSQRDGVGYRWGSNNGSVYLGDQKVHMKVPRVRSKEDEREIPLPSYEELQSPRVIEDVLLRRVIAGISGERYEEAALCVPETFGISRDSVSRKYIRASGRKLRLFRTRSLKKLDIVAMILDGKTFGANEIILALGITIAGRKVPLGFIEASTEKYEVCRDFLNGLIDRGLSIENEMLVVIDGGKGLRKAVQVVLGEKAFVQRCQWHKRENVVGYLPKERQGEFREKLQAAYELPTYEAAKTRLRSLERELKGINTSAAASLTEGMEETLTLHRLGLFEKLGTSFKTTNMIENVNGLLERSTGRVTRWRNSDQRQRWVGTALLDIEPRLKKVRGYRHLPALRTAMREAVMRKVQPTELRKVA
- a CDS encoding VWA domain-containing protein, which translates into the protein MKKIGFMVLGAVLFMGVGRVRAVDLLAWPEGEKEVGQNLLPGHSSGRRTALWPQPRPVLPPTMISLSLTDMRLSGKILNNTVQMTADFRFYNPSGNRMEGVLMVPLPPDVVMTGFVMNSGGKEMKGELLDAQQALSIYENIVRQMRDPGLLELVGQRLLRARVFPIEPRGKIDVTVTYSQLLSRSGELYELTLPFTQGTGNARMVAATVSLDLESTTPLRHLYSPVSGVEIHRQGEKRARLTYQGNAGGPFQVFYGTQEDPLSAGLLAHRDGEEDGFLMLSLSPRPVGGLSSVAKDIVFVVDRSGSMNQNGKMEQAKGALEFCLKSLGPDDRFGLVTLATSVDVFREQLVSVADGKEKALGFVRRIEAAGGTNIEEGLREALQLFKKGTGRVPMVFFITDGLPTIGETDFDRLLGKVRGWADNSHARLYVFGVGDDVNTLLLDRLAQENHGARDYVMPGETIENKVSTLYKKVAKPALTDVHVDWGDADVSDVYPRKIDDLFYGEDLVILGRYAKGEKVSLTVSGQRGDQKEEYIFKLALPDQASEKSFIARLWAHRKVFAELDGIRLGGKADPEVIEGIVRIAKRYGIVTPYTSYLITEDGVSMANAVGRAAPSFRQMAEDVRMSGAWGTPQKARVVQNQSIAFDRAGRVMAPTAGGGVATLGADATEKETKDKLMASGVAVAETRAIESKMFYKRGDTWTDGAYEANPQGPVRDVVALGEDYFKLIQSEPILAKFFSLGKNVIVQWKGVVYKVHPQGE